Proteins encoded in a region of the Culicoidibacter larvae genome:
- the xseB gene encoding exodeoxyribonuclease VII small subunit produces MAKTKSVDTEQTFESALTELETIVKKLENGDIELEAAIEQFQLGIELAGVCHQKLDAAEKRMTKIVSENGELFDFEIEE; encoded by the coding sequence ATGGCTAAAACTAAAAGTGTTGATACTGAACAAACATTTGAAAGTGCATTAACTGAATTGGAAACGATTGTTAAAAAACTTGAAAATGGCGATATTGAACTGGAAGCGGCAATCGAACAATTTCAACTTGGAATTGAGCTTGCCGGGGTTTGTCATCAAAAGCTGGATGCAGCTGAGAAACGGATGACTAAAATCGTATCCGAGAATGGCGAACTTTTTGATTTTGAAATTGAGGAGTAA